GCGTTATTTTGCTCTGCTCAAAGTGGCCGAGGTCAATTTCGAGAATCCCTCGGTGGCCAGGGAAAAAGTTCTGTTCGACAACCTTACCCCGCTCTATCCCGAGGAGCGTCTGGTCCTGGAAACGGCGCCGGACAATCTGCCGATGCGCGTTATCGATCTGGCGACTCCGGTGGGCAAGGGGCAGCGCGCCCTCATCGTCGCCCCACCGCGTACCGGCAAGACCATGCTGCTGCAAAATATCGCCAATTCCATCACCGCAAACCACCCCGAAGCCTACCTGATCGTGCTGCTCATCGACGAACGTCCCGAAGAGGTCACCGACATGCAGCGCAACGTCAACGGCGAGGTCATTTCTTCGACCTTTGACGAGCCCGCCACGCGTCACGTGCAGGTGGCGGAAATGGTCATTGAAAAAGCCAAGCGGCTGGTTGAGCACAAGCGCGATGTGGTGATTTTGCTTGATTCCATCACCCGCCTGGCGCGTGCTTACAATACGGTGGTGCCACCTTCGGGGAAAATTCTCTCCGGCGGTGTCGATTCCAACGCGCTGCACAAGCCCAAACGGTTTTTCGGCGCGGCGCGCAACATCGAGGAGGGTGGCAGTCTGACTATCATCGCCACCGCTCTGGTCGATACGGGCAGCAAGATGGATGAGGTCATCTTTGAGGAATTCAAGGGCACCGGCAACATGGAACTGCTCCTCGACCGGCGTCTGGTGGACAAGCGCACCTTCCCGGCCGTCGATATCAACAAGTCGGGTACCCGGCGCGAGGAATTGCTGGTCGACAAGACCTCCTTGCAGCGCATCTGGTTGCTGCGTAAGGTTCTCTCCACCATGAAT
The window above is part of the Geoalkalibacter ferrihydriticus DSM 17813 genome. Proteins encoded here:
- the rho gene encoding transcription termination factor Rho; the encoded protein is MNLKELKEKKIQELTAIGKDLGVEGAAGMRKQDLIFSILNAASEKNGAIFGEGVLEILPDGFGFLRAPDANYLPGPDDIYVSPSQIRRFNLRTGDTVAGQIRPPKEGERYFALLKVAEVNFENPSVAREKVLFDNLTPLYPEERLVLETAPDNLPMRVIDLATPVGKGQRALIVAPPRTGKTMLLQNIANSITANHPEAYLIVLLIDERPEEVTDMQRNVNGEVISSTFDEPATRHVQVAEMVIEKAKRLVEHKRDVVILLDSITRLARAYNTVVPPSGKILSGGVDSNALHKPKRFFGAARNIEEGGSLTIIATALVDTGSKMDEVIFEEFKGTGNMELLLDRRLVDKRTFPAVDINKSGTRREELLVDKTSLQRIWLLRKVLSTMNVVDSLEFLLEKLGETKSNREFLESMNQ